CCGCAAAGCCAAACGCTATGGCCTGGATTACCGCTTCCCCAAGAATTATTTCCGCCAGCTCCTTTTCGCCTTTCGCAAATTTGAGGCGCCCGGGCCACTGCCGGGCACCACAGAGGCTCACCCAAGCAGCGGACAGGGTACGTGATTCCAACGCTCTTGCCGTGGCTTTATCTGCTGCTGGCCAGCCTCCTGGAAATCGGCTGGGTGATCAGCCTGAAGTTCACCGATGGTTTCACCAGAGTGTGGCCGGTGGTGTGTTATGCCGTTTTCGGATTCGGCAGCGCGTATTTCCTCTCGCTCGCGATCCGCGCCCTGCCGATGGGCACCGCCTATGCCATTTGGATGGGCATCGCCATTGTGGGCGCGGCGGTGTTCGGCATCCTGCATTTGCGCGAACCCGCCGGCTGGTTTCGTCTGCTGTGCATCGGCCTGATTCTCTTCGGCATCGTGGGTTTGAAATTCGCGGATCGGAAACCCGCGGGCAGGCCGCCCCTCCCGAAAGATGAGCTCGCCCATAAAGAACGCTGAACCCCGCCCCTCGAGAGCACACCACCTGCAACAGCGGCCGGGAGAAAAAATGCCGGGGTCACCAGTATCATCCGTCTGGTGAGCGGCGGGCACCTGCCTTTATTTTTGGGTATGAATCCCCTGATGCCGCAGCGCACGAAAATGCCGTGGCGCAGGCTGCCAGCCCAATGCTGCCAACTTTTGTGCAGCAATAAAATCCCAAAGTCACAACACGCAAGGATGTAAGCCGCAGGGACTTGGCAAAGCGTAATCGTTCTGCCACGGTTTGACCCTGGCTTGATCTTGCGATCCTGCGGATGTTCTCTGCAGGAATGCCACGGCCGGGCTGTCGCCGATCAAACAGGGAACTGCAAGGTTGCTGCCAAGATTTTTGAAACACGAACCACCTGAATGTTGCATGCTGGCTTTCTGTTGTCCGGGAGAACCGGCGTGTTTACCAAACGCCGTCAGGAGTGAACTGTTTGTAGACATGGGCATCTTGCGTGTTTTTAAACTCCGTGAGGAGCGGCCTGTAAAATTTCTTATGATCTGGCGCGTTTTTTCGAGGAGGACCAAGCAGGTCCCTCCTGACGGAGTTTTGGGAAATGCGATATGTCGCTTCACTAAAAACAGTTCACTCCCACCGGAGTTGACAGCATGTTTGCCTGCAAAATTTTTTATGCACCCCCTGGGTGGTTGAGCGTTGCGATCCAAGCGGCGTCACTCGCGGATGGAATCAATCTGGGTGCAAAATTCACAAACCAAGCATGAGCCGGAGGGAAAACTTGATGGCCGGTGTGATTTTTGTGGTGCTGCGGCTGGTTGTTTGGCAATTGCGGCAGAAAAACTCCTTGCGTCTCTGCCTCCTGGTGTGAATAATCCCCCGGTAACGCGCGGAGTAATGCCGGCATCCTTGCCTGCAGACCAGATGATGAGGTCTGCGCCAAGTCCCCATCCGTAACTGGGGCATGCCCCGGGTGAGAGTTTTGGCATTGTTTGAAAACTCAACGAGCCTGGGCTGGATGCCTGCATCAC
The window above is part of the candidate division KSB1 bacterium genome. Proteins encoded here:
- a CDS encoding multidrug efflux SMR transporter; translation: MPWLYLLLASLLEIGWVISLKFTDGFTRVWPVVCYAVFGFGSAYFLSLAIRALPMGTAYAIWMGIAIVGAAVFGILHLREPAGWFRLLCIGLILFGIVGLKFADRKPAGRPPLPKDELAHKER